A window of Streptomyces sp. SAI-127 contains these coding sequences:
- a CDS encoding HD domain-containing protein: MTDELTLAEVETLARAAHEGQTDKAGRPYAEHLRAVAEGVRARGGDDEQIAAAWLHDSVEDDALSAHWLDRAALSRRTKDIVLAVTKRSGEPPEVYARRILETPGALLVKEADLAHNADPARLAVLDEVTRNRLTEKYAGMRALLGLSRGSV; this comes from the coding sequence ATGACCGACGAGTTGACCCTGGCCGAAGTCGAGACCCTCGCCCGCGCCGCGCACGAGGGCCAGACCGACAAGGCGGGACGGCCCTACGCCGAACACCTGCGGGCCGTCGCCGAGGGCGTACGCGCGCGTGGCGGCGACGACGAGCAGATCGCGGCGGCCTGGCTGCACGACTCCGTCGAGGACGACGCGCTCTCCGCGCACTGGCTCGACCGGGCCGCGCTGAGCCGCCGTACGAAGGACATCGTGCTCGCCGTCACCAAGCGGTCCGGGGAGCCGCCCGAGGTGTACGCCCGGCGCATCCTGGAGACCCCGGGCGCGCTGCTGGTGAAGGAGGCCGACCTGGCGCACAACGCGGACCCGGCGCGCCTGGCGGTCCTGGACGAGGTGACGCGGAACCGACTGACCGAGAAGTACGCGGGGATGCGCGCGCTTCTCGGTCTGAGCCGGGGGTCTGTCTAG